Proteins encoded together in one Camelina sativa cultivar DH55 chromosome 9, Cs, whole genome shotgun sequence window:
- the LOC104714897 gene encoding putative F-box protein PP2-B2 has translation MGHKQSVDLRNGGGVAIVSAPSPFDDLPEDCISNIISFTSPRDACIAATVSKTFESAVQSDTVWDKFLPSDYPSLIPPSRVFSSKKELYFALCDNPILIDDGKKSSWLERGYGKKCIMLSPKKDMWITWVNTPQYWRWISLPEARFEEVPELLNVCWFEVRGGMSTKYLSPGTRYSAYIVFKTKDRCPNLGDVPAEATVGLVGQESSQRFIYFVGPPADRRRDRETRDVTKPKMRNDGWMEAELGEFFNESGCDDIETSVLETKTPYWKRGLIIQGIEFRPTKIR, from the exons ATGGGCCACAAACAAAGCGTTGACTTAAGAAACGGAGGGGGAGTAGCAATTGTCTCCGCCCCTTCGCCGTTCGATGACTTGCCAGAGGATTGCATATCCAACATAATATCTTTTACTAGTCCAAGGGACGCTTGCATCGCCGCTACGGTTTCTAAAACCTTTGAATCAGCTGTCCAATCCGATACCGTATGGGACAAGTTTCTCCCATCGGATTATCCATCTCTAATTCCTCCATCGCGAGTTTTTTCATCAAAGAAGGAGCTCTATTTCGCTTTATGCGACAATCCTATTCTAATCGACGATGGCAAAAag agcTCCTGGTTAGAGAGAGGGTATGGGAAAAAGTGTATCATGTTATCTCCGAAGAAAGATATGTGGATCACATGGGTTAATACTCCTCAGTATTGGCGATGGATCTCACTTCCTGAAGCTAG GTTTGAAGAAGTACCAGAGCTTCTCAATGTGTGTTGGTTTGAAGTCCGAGGGGGCATGAGTACTAAATACTTATCTCCTGGAACTCGTTACTCGGCTTACATTGTGTTTAAGACAAAGGATAGATGCCCTAATCTGGGGGATGTGCCAGCAGAAGCTACAGTTGGATTAGTGGGACAAGAATCTTCTCAAAGATTCATATACTTTGTTGGGCCTCCCGCGGATCGAAGGAGAGACAGAGAAACGAGAGATGTAACGAAACCAAAAATGAGAAATGATGGATGGATGGAAGCTGAGCTTGGTGAATTCTTCAATGAATCAGGTTGTGATGACATTGaaacaagtgttcttgagaCTAAGACTCCTTATTGGAAGCGCGGTTTGATCATTCAGGGGATAGAGTTCCGTCCTACCAAAATCCGGTAA
- the LOC109126332 gene encoding uncharacterized protein LOC109126332, with translation MSSSSGETITVSASQSILSVNMMNMTKLTSTNFLMWSRQVRALLDSYDLIAYVDETVVVPPLTTTTDGVTSDNPDYKIWKRQDRLIYSALLGAISLSVQPLLSNTTTSAEIWCDKLIEAYFQGLTTRFDQLAHLGNPMVHEDQLEKILGGIPEEFGRVVDQLEGRDRTPTLAEVYEKLLYHEVKLKSVVMSSPYLPATANAVNVRGSQSRGQSRGYQHNSRQHNALRSQNSAPRGYQGRCQICGVYGHSARRCSHFQVSGAPFNNNTPTSVPWQPRANMATTTPWLLDSGATHHLTTDLSNLSLQQPYNGGEEVTIADNTGLPISHTGEGSQNGGPVAAREN, from the exons ATGTCATCCTCTTCCGGTGAAACCATTACTGTGTCTGCGTCACAGTCCATCCTCTCCGTCAACATGATGAACATGACTAAGCTCACCAGCACAAACTTCTTGATGTGGAGTCGTCAAGTCCGTGCATTGCTCGATAGTTACGACCTCATCGCCTATGTCGATGAAACCGTTGTCGTTCCCCCACTCACAACCACCACCGATGGTGTTACCTCCGACAACCCAGATTACAAGATCTGGAAGCGACAAGATCGCTTGATTTACAGTGCACTTTTGGGTGCTATCTCTCTCTCCGTTCAACCGTTGCTCTCCAACACCACCACCTCTGCTGAGATCTGGT GTGACAAGTTGATTGAGGCTTATTTCCAAGGTCTTACCACACGGTTTGATCAGTTGGCTCATTTGGGTAACCCCATGGTGCATGAAGATCAGCTCGAGAAGATTCTCGGTGGTATTCCAGAGGAGTTCGGTCGTGTTGTCGATCAGCTTGAAGGACGTGATCGAACTCCGACTCTTGCTGAGGTTTACGAGAAGTTGCTTTATCATGAAGTTAAACTCAAGAGTGTTGTCATGTCTTCGCCGTATCTTCCAGCTACTGCGAATGCCGTCAATGTTCGTGGTTCTCAGTCTCGCGGACAATCTCGTGGCTATCAACACAACTCTCGTCAACACAACGCTTTGCGCTCACAAAACTCTGCTCCTCGTGGCTATCAAGGTCGTTGTCAGATTTGTGGCGTCTATGGCCATAGTGCACGCCGTTGCTCTCACTTTCAAGTTTCTGGTGCTCCTTTCAACAACAACACTCCGACATCCGTTCCATGGCAGCCCCGCGCTAACATGGCCACCACAACTCCATGGCTTCTTGATTCGGGGGCTACTCATCATCTTACGACCGACTTGAgcaatctctctctccaacAGCCTTACAATGGCGGTGAAGAGGTTACCATTGCCGACAACACTGGTCTTCCTATTTCCCACACGG gtgaaggatctcaaaACGGGGGTCCGGTTGCTGCAAGGGAGAACTAA